A window of Mycolicibacterium fluoranthenivorans contains these coding sequences:
- a CDS encoding amino acid ABC transporter ATP-binding protein has translation MLKESMMSDSDAIAETVVSVRGVSCTLGGRKVLDDVSLDVRRGQVVVLIGPSGAGKTTLLRSLNHLEKVDNGEILIAGMPIGHRDLTSMRKVGTAELAKRRREIGFVFQHFNLFPHMTALENVWSGPVRVLGTPKGKAQQDALALLERVGLADKASSRPSQLSGGQQQRVAIARALAMRPKVMLFDEPTSALDVEMVGEVLAVMRELAAEHMTMVVVTHEMRFAREVADRIIVMDAGRIIEDAPPDEVFGSPRHARTKAFLSTIH, from the coding sequence ATGTTGAAAGAGAGCATGATGAGCGACAGCGATGCGATTGCCGAAACAGTCGTCTCGGTGCGTGGGGTGTCCTGCACGCTGGGTGGTCGAAAGGTCCTCGATGACGTGTCCCTGGATGTCCGGCGTGGACAGGTCGTCGTCCTGATCGGACCCTCGGGTGCCGGCAAGACGACACTGCTGCGCTCGCTGAACCATCTCGAGAAGGTCGACAATGGTGAGATCCTGATCGCCGGGATGCCGATCGGACATCGAGATCTGACCAGCATGCGCAAGGTCGGCACCGCCGAGCTCGCCAAACGGCGCCGCGAGATCGGTTTCGTGTTCCAGCATTTCAACCTGTTCCCGCACATGACCGCGCTGGAGAACGTGTGGAGCGGTCCCGTCCGAGTGCTCGGTACGCCGAAAGGCAAGGCGCAACAGGATGCGCTGGCCCTCCTGGAACGCGTCGGATTGGCCGACAAGGCGTCGTCGCGGCCGAGTCAGCTCTCCGGTGGCCAGCAGCAGCGGGTGGCCATCGCCCGTGCACTTGCCATGCGGCCCAAGGTGATGCTGTTCGACGAGCCGACCAGCGCACTGGATGTCGAGATGGTCGGCGAGGTGCTCGCCGTGATGCGTGAGCTCGCCGCCGAACATATGACGATGGTGGTCGTGACGCACGAGATGCGTTTCGCCCGTGAGGTGGCCGACCGGATCATCGTGATGGATGCCGGCCGCATCATCGAGGACGCGCCGCCGGACGAGGTGTTCGGCAGCCCGCGCCATGCGCGTACCAAGGCATTTCTGTCCACCATTCACTAG
- a CDS encoding catalase, translated as MTGNQPTPTTTDAGIPVYSDEHSLTIGPNGPILLQDHYLIEQMATFNRERIPERQPHAKGGGAFGHFEVTHDVSAYTKAAVFQPGTKTETLTRFSTVAGERGSPDTWRDPRGFATKFYTADGNFDMVGNNTPVFFIRDPLKFQHFIRSQKRRAANNLRDHDMQWDFWTLSPESAHQVTWLMGDRGIPKDWRHMNGYSSHTYSWINAAGEIFWVKYHFKSDQGVEFLTQDEGDELAGVDGDAHQRDLYDAIERGEFPSWTLKMQIMPFEDAKDYRFNPFDLTKVWPHADYPLIDVGRLTLNRNVSDYHTEMEQSAFEPNNAVPGTGLSPDKMLLARDFAYADAHRARLGVNYKQIPVNTPRTEVHSYSKDGAMRVKNVTDPVYAPNSYGGPQADPARTGEPLWHADGDMVRAAYSLHAEDDDWGQAGTLVRDVLDDAARDRLVSNISGHLSKGVSDPVLERAFEYWRNVDKDLGDRVAAAVGKGS; from the coding sequence GTGACCGGAAACCAGCCCACTCCGACGACCACGGACGCCGGCATCCCCGTCTACAGCGACGAGCATTCGCTGACCATCGGCCCGAACGGCCCGATCCTGCTGCAGGATCACTACCTGATCGAGCAGATGGCGACCTTCAACCGGGAGCGAATCCCGGAACGCCAGCCGCACGCCAAAGGCGGCGGCGCCTTCGGCCATTTCGAGGTCACCCACGACGTCAGCGCCTACACCAAAGCGGCGGTGTTCCAGCCGGGCACCAAGACCGAGACGCTGACCAGGTTCTCGACCGTGGCGGGGGAACGTGGCAGCCCGGACACCTGGCGGGACCCGCGTGGATTCGCGACCAAGTTCTACACCGCCGACGGCAACTTCGACATGGTCGGCAACAACACCCCGGTCTTCTTCATCCGGGACCCCTTGAAATTCCAGCATTTCATCCGGTCGCAGAAGCGCCGCGCCGCCAACAACCTGCGCGACCACGATATGCAGTGGGATTTCTGGACGCTGTCCCCGGAATCGGCGCATCAGGTGACCTGGCTGATGGGCGACCGCGGCATCCCGAAGGACTGGCGGCACATGAACGGCTACTCCAGCCACACCTACAGCTGGATCAATGCGGCCGGCGAGATCTTCTGGGTGAAGTATCACTTCAAGTCCGACCAGGGCGTCGAGTTCCTGACCCAGGACGAAGGTGACGAGCTGGCCGGCGTCGACGGTGACGCCCACCAGCGCGATCTGTACGACGCGATCGAGCGCGGCGAGTTTCCGAGCTGGACGCTGAAGATGCAGATCATGCCGTTCGAGGACGCGAAGGACTACCGGTTCAACCCGTTCGATCTGACCAAGGTGTGGCCGCATGCGGACTATCCGCTGATCGATGTCGGCAGGCTGACCCTGAACCGCAATGTCAGCGACTACCACACCGAGATGGAGCAGTCGGCGTTCGAACCCAACAACGCGGTGCCGGGTACCGGTTTGAGCCCCGACAAGATGCTGTTGGCCCGCGACTTCGCCTACGCCGACGCGCACCGCGCCCGGCTCGGGGTGAACTACAAGCAGATCCCGGTCAACACGCCGAGAACCGAGGTGCACAGCTACTCCAAGGACGGCGCCATGCGCGTCAAGAACGTGACCGACCCGGTGTACGCACCCAATTCCTACGGCGGCCCCCAGGCCGACCCGGCGCGGACCGGCGAGCCGCTCTGGCACGCCGACGGCGACATGGTTCGCGCCGCGTACTCCTTGCATGCCGAGGATGACGACTGGGGTCAGGCGGGCACTCTGGTGCGCGATGTGCTCGATGACGCCGCTCGGGATCGGTTGGTGTCCAACATCTCCGGCCACCTGTCCAAGGGTGTGTCCGATCCGGTGCTGGAGCGCGCGTTCGAGTACTGGCGCAATGTCGACAAGGATCTCGGCGATCGGGTGGCGGCCGCCGTCGGCAAGGGCAGCTGA
- a CDS encoding amino acid ABC transporter permease — translation MNFDWPFFWKSLLTPSAPFLDGLVLTVVISVVAMVLATATGLVVALMRRSALAPLRWVAGVYIWSIRGTPLLVQLVLIYTGLAAVGLYQFRDVAILGLSVKAAVQAAVIGLMVNESAYIAEIIRAGLDSVPKGQFEAAASLGMKPVKLMRWVIVPQALRVMVPPLGNSFNGLMKTTSVLSVIGVSEMFLVTQAISSATFHTFEIFIVAAIYYLALTTVWTFIQAGIENRLARQLGIEQRVPISRRLLGARRTSDASPQPAGVS, via the coding sequence ATGAACTTCGACTGGCCGTTCTTCTGGAAGAGTCTGCTCACACCCAGTGCTCCGTTCCTCGACGGATTGGTTCTGACCGTGGTGATCTCGGTCGTCGCGATGGTGCTGGCGACGGCGACGGGGCTCGTCGTGGCATTGATGCGGCGGTCCGCCCTGGCGCCGCTGCGCTGGGTGGCCGGTGTGTACATCTGGTCCATCCGGGGCACACCCCTGCTGGTGCAGTTGGTGCTGATCTACACCGGTCTGGCGGCCGTGGGTCTCTATCAATTCCGTGATGTGGCGATCCTGGGCTTGTCGGTCAAGGCCGCCGTGCAGGCTGCGGTGATCGGCCTGATGGTCAACGAGAGCGCCTATATCGCCGAGATCATCAGGGCCGGTCTGGATTCCGTGCCGAAGGGGCAGTTCGAGGCCGCCGCATCACTCGGGATGAAACCGGTGAAGCTGATGCGTTGGGTCATCGTCCCGCAGGCGCTGCGGGTCATGGTGCCCCCGCTGGGCAATTCGTTCAACGGGCTGATGAAGACGACCTCGGTGCTCAGCGTGATCGGGGTCAGTGAGATGTTCCTGGTCACCCAGGCCATCAGTTCCGCCACGTTCCACACCTTCGAGATCTTCATTGTCGCCGCGATCTACTATCTGGCCCTCACCACGGTCTGGACGTTCATCCAGGCCGGCATCGAGAACCGGTTGGCCCGCCAGCTCGGTATCGAACAGCGGGTGCCGATCAGTCGACGGCTCCTGGGCGCCCGCCGGACCTCGGACGCATCGCCGCAGCCGGCCGGGGTGAGCTGA
- a CDS encoding beta-phosphoglucomutase family hydrolase, which yields MLGLPKNVHACLFDLDGVLTDTASVHKTAWKAMFDQYLREHADRTGQSFVPFDIDQDYLSYVDGKPREDGVRTFLNSRGIDLPAGTPDDGPDAETVAGLGNRKNQMFQKVLHTEGVEVFDGSRRYLKAVAAAGLGVAVVSSSANTREVLEVTGLARYVQQRVDGVTLREEHLDGKPAPDSYLRGAELLGVAPSAAAVFEDALSGVESGRAGHFGLVVGVDRVGQADQLRAHGADIVVTDLADLLEAGR from the coding sequence ATGCTCGGCCTGCCCAAGAACGTGCACGCGTGCCTGTTCGACCTCGACGGTGTCCTCACCGACACCGCCAGCGTGCACAAAACGGCATGGAAGGCGATGTTCGACCAGTACCTGCGCGAGCATGCCGACCGCACCGGTCAGTCGTTCGTCCCGTTCGACATCGACCAGGACTACCTGAGCTACGTCGATGGCAAGCCCCGCGAGGACGGTGTGCGCACCTTCCTGAACAGCCGGGGTATCGACCTGCCCGCGGGCACACCCGACGACGGTCCCGACGCCGAGACGGTGGCCGGTCTGGGCAATCGAAAGAACCAGATGTTCCAGAAGGTTCTGCACACCGAGGGTGTCGAGGTGTTCGACGGCTCCCGGAGGTATCTGAAAGCGGTCGCCGCCGCCGGCCTGGGCGTGGCGGTGGTGTCGTCCAGCGCCAACACCCGCGAGGTCCTCGAGGTGACCGGGCTGGCCCGGTACGTGCAGCAGCGCGTCGACGGCGTCACCCTGCGCGAGGAACACCTCGACGGCAAACCGGCACCGGACTCGTACCTGCGTGGGGCCGAATTGCTCGGCGTCGCGCCCTCGGCCGCCGCGGTGTTCGAGGACGCCCTGTCCGGGGTCGAGTCCGGGCGAGCCGGACACTTCGGCCTTGTCGTCGGGGTCGACCGGGTCGGTCAGGCCGACCAGTTGCGCGCCCATGGCGCCGATATCGTCGTCACCGACCTCGCCGATCTGCTGGAGGCCGGCCGATGA
- a CDS encoding ABC transporter substrate-binding protein: MRKTALGAVTAGIALFVLGCSSPTPSAPVASGPAKVAPPALLEAGTLKICAPNDGTPPNVYHDETGALVGSEVDLGKAIAQNLGLQPQFVQSAFAAVIPTLQAKQCDVIMAQLYIKPEREKVVDFVPYVYSGTGIAVAKQHPAAITGMDDSLCGKKVMVAVGTTAEALSQDQSDKCTAAGQQAIDINRNNHADVSIQQVQNGQVDAYLDTAETLGYYATKTGAQIQLAGRPFGTIKIGAATLKGNTVLRDAIQQALQSLENDGSYDKILAQWGQTDLSIEK, encoded by the coding sequence GTGAGGAAGACCGCACTCGGTGCCGTCACGGCAGGTATCGCGCTGTTCGTACTGGGCTGTTCGTCGCCCACCCCCTCGGCGCCGGTCGCCTCCGGCCCGGCCAAGGTGGCGCCACCGGCCCTGTTGGAGGCGGGCACGCTGAAGATCTGTGCCCCCAACGACGGCACGCCGCCCAACGTCTACCACGACGAGACCGGCGCTCTGGTGGGCAGCGAGGTCGACCTCGGCAAGGCGATCGCCCAGAATCTGGGCCTGCAACCGCAATTCGTCCAATCCGCTTTTGCCGCAGTCATTCCGACCCTGCAGGCCAAGCAATGCGACGTGATCATGGCGCAGCTCTACATCAAGCCCGAGCGCGAGAAGGTCGTCGATTTCGTGCCGTATGTCTACTCGGGAACCGGTATCGCCGTGGCCAAACAGCACCCCGCGGCGATCACCGGAATGGACGACAGCTTGTGCGGTAAGAAAGTGATGGTCGCGGTCGGCACCACGGCCGAGGCGCTGTCCCAGGATCAGTCCGACAAATGCACCGCAGCCGGGCAACAGGCCATCGACATCAACCGCAACAACCACGCCGACGTCTCGATACAGCAGGTTCAGAACGGTCAGGTCGACGCCTACCTCGACACCGCCGAGACGCTCGGGTACTACGCGACCAAGACCGGCGCGCAGATCCAGCTGGCGGGCCGGCCGTTCGGCACCATCAAGATCGGTGCCGCCACCCTGAAGGGGAACACCGTCCTGCGGGACGCGATCCAGCAGGCGTTGCAATCGCTGGAGAACGACGGTTCCTACGACAAGATCCTCGCCCAGTGGGGCCAGACGGATCTGTCGATCGAGAAGTGA
- the guaA gene encoding glutamine-hydrolyzing GMP synthase, whose protein sequence is MESASEDALRASASSQTRPVLVIDFGAQYAQLIARRVREARVFSEVIPHTATVEEIKARDPQAIVLSGGPASVYAEGAPKLDPALFDLDVPVFGICYGFQAMAQALGGTVAHTGTSEYGRTELKVSGGQLHSELPATQPVWMSHGDAVTDAPDGFDVVATSAGAPVAAFEHRARRLAGVQYHPEVLHSPHGQHVLSRFLHDFAGIGATWTPANIADQLIAQVREQIGDGRAICGLSGGVDSAVAAALVQRAIGDRLTCVFVDHGLLRAGERAQVQRDFVAATGANLVTVDVADRFLEALTGVTNPEGKRKIIGREFIRAFEGAVRDSLSEFDIDFLVQGTLYPDVVESGGGTGTANIKSHHNVGGLPDDLKFKLVEPLRLLFKDEVRAVGRELGLPEEIVARQPFPGPGLGIRIVGEVTASRLDTLRRADSIAREELTTAGLDHQIWQCPVVLLGDVRSVGVQGDGRTYGHPIVLRPVSSEDAMTADWTRVPYDVLERISTRITNEVPEVNRVVLDITSKPPGTIEWE, encoded by the coding sequence GTGGAATCAGCTTCGGAAGACGCTCTTCGCGCGAGCGCGTCATCGCAGACCCGCCCTGTCCTGGTTATCGACTTCGGGGCTCAGTACGCCCAGTTGATCGCGCGGCGCGTGCGCGAAGCCAGAGTGTTCTCCGAGGTCATCCCGCATACCGCGACGGTCGAGGAGATCAAGGCCCGCGACCCGCAAGCCATCGTGCTCTCCGGCGGTCCGGCCAGTGTCTACGCCGAAGGGGCGCCGAAACTGGATCCCGCACTGTTCGACCTCGATGTCCCGGTCTTCGGTATCTGCTACGGCTTCCAGGCCATGGCCCAGGCGCTCGGTGGCACCGTCGCGCACACCGGCACCAGCGAGTATGGCCGCACCGAGCTGAAAGTCTCCGGCGGGCAATTGCATTCGGAGCTGCCCGCCACCCAGCCGGTGTGGATGAGCCATGGTGACGCGGTGACCGACGCTCCGGACGGATTCGACGTGGTCGCCACCAGCGCCGGCGCGCCGGTGGCCGCCTTTGAGCACCGGGCTCGGCGCCTGGCGGGTGTGCAGTACCACCCCGAGGTGTTGCATTCGCCGCACGGCCAGCACGTGCTGAGCCGGTTCCTGCACGATTTCGCCGGGATCGGTGCGACGTGGACGCCGGCCAATATCGCCGACCAGCTCATCGCGCAGGTCCGCGAACAGATCGGCGACGGCCGGGCGATCTGCGGTTTGTCCGGCGGCGTGGATTCCGCGGTCGCCGCGGCGCTGGTGCAGCGCGCCATCGGGGACCGGCTCACCTGTGTGTTCGTCGACCACGGCCTGCTGCGGGCGGGGGAGCGGGCCCAGGTGCAGCGGGACTTCGTCGCCGCCACCGGGGCCAACCTGGTGACCGTCGATGTCGCCGACCGTTTCCTGGAGGCGCTGACCGGGGTCACCAATCCCGAAGGCAAGCGCAAGATCATCGGCCGTGAGTTCATCCGCGCCTTCGAAGGTGCGGTGCGCGATTCGCTCAGTGAATTCGATATCGACTTCCTGGTGCAGGGCACGCTCTACCCGGACGTGGTGGAGTCCGGCGGCGGCACCGGCACGGCGAACATCAAGAGCCACCACAACGTCGGCGGCCTGCCCGACGACCTGAAGTTCAAGCTCGTCGAGCCGCTGCGGCTGCTGTTCAAGGACGAGGTCCGTGCGGTCGGGCGAGAGCTCGGCCTTCCCGAGGAAATCGTTGCGCGCCAACCCTTCCCGGGCCCCGGGTTGGGTATCCGCATCGTCGGCGAGGTGACCGCCTCGCGGCTGGACACCCTGCGCCGCGCCGACTCGATCGCCCGTGAGGAACTGACCACCGCCGGCCTGGACCACCAGATCTGGCAGTGCCCGGTGGTGCTGCTCGGCGATGTCCGCTCGGTGGGTGTGCAGGGCGACGGCCGCACCTACGGACACCCGATCGTGCTGCGACCGGTGTCCAGCGAGGACGCCATGACCGCGGACTGGACCCGGGTCCCCTATGACGTGCTGGAGCGCATCTCGACCCGCATCACCAACGAGGTGCCCGAGGTGAACCGGGTGGTGCTGGACATCACCAGCAAGCCGCCGGGCACCATCGAGTGGGAGTAG
- a CDS encoding glycoside hydrolase family 65 protein: MIDHDAFPIEPWRIRETRLDLDLLAQSESIFALSNGHIGLRGNLDEGEPHGLPGTYLNSFYETRALPYAETGFGYPEAGQTIVDITNGKLLRLLVDDEPFDIRYGELIDHERVLDLRAGILTRVAQWRSPAGKQVKITSTRLVSLTQRSVAAIEYVVEAVDEFSLVTVQSELVANEDQPEMSSDPRVAAGLDHPLEAVSHEHTEHSGLLVHQTRNSGLMMAAAMDHEVEVPGRVEVTTEARADVARTTVICGLRPGQKLRIVKYLAYGWSSLRSRPALRDQVAGALAGARYSGWQGLLDAQRAYLDEFWDAADVEVWGDPDRQQAVRFGLFHVLQASARAERRAIGGKGLTGTGYDGHAFWDTEGFVLPVLTYTKPHAAADALRWRAATLDLAKDRAEQLGLAGASFPWRTIRGEECSAYWPAATAAWHINADIAMAYERYRLVAGDDSLERECGLSVLVETARLWISLGHHDRHGVWHLDGVTGPDEYTALASDNVFTNLMAALNLRVAADACRRHPDGAAAIGVTTEETAAWRDAAAAVHIPFDRELGVHSQSEGFTSLAEWDFTENTNYPLLLHEHYVRLYPAQVLKQADLVLAMHWQSHAFTAEQKAHNVDYYERRTTRDSSLSACTQAVLCAEVGHLELAHDYAYEAALIDLRDLHHNTRDGLHMASLAGAWIALVAGFGGLRDDEGVLTLDPHLPDGIDRLRFRLRWSEFRLTVDATHAEVIYSLRDGPHSHLTIRHAGAELTVSTQEPTTVAVHVRKPLLPAPSQPPGREPIRRRLGSDVTS, translated from the coding sequence ATGATCGACCACGACGCCTTCCCCATCGAACCCTGGCGTATCCGCGAGACACGGCTGGACCTCGACCTGCTGGCTCAGTCCGAATCCATCTTCGCGCTGTCCAACGGGCACATCGGGCTGCGTGGCAACCTCGACGAGGGCGAGCCGCACGGACTACCGGGAACCTATCTGAACTCGTTCTACGAAACCCGGGCCCTGCCCTACGCCGAGACCGGCTTCGGCTATCCCGAAGCCGGCCAGACGATCGTCGACATCACCAACGGAAAGCTGCTGCGCCTGCTGGTCGACGACGAGCCGTTCGATATCAGGTACGGCGAACTGATCGACCACGAACGGGTTCTCGACCTGCGTGCCGGCATCCTCACCCGGGTGGCCCAGTGGCGCTCCCCCGCCGGCAAGCAGGTGAAGATCACCTCGACCAGGTTGGTGTCGCTGACGCAGCGCAGCGTCGCGGCGATCGAGTACGTGGTCGAGGCGGTCGACGAATTCAGCCTTGTCACAGTGCAATCGGAGTTGGTGGCCAACGAGGACCAACCCGAGATGTCCTCGGATCCGCGGGTGGCCGCGGGACTCGATCACCCGCTGGAGGCGGTCTCGCACGAGCACACCGAACACAGCGGCCTTCTGGTGCACCAAACCCGCAACAGCGGCCTGATGATGGCGGCTGCGATGGACCACGAGGTCGAGGTGCCCGGGCGCGTCGAGGTGACCACCGAGGCGCGTGCCGATGTGGCGCGTACGACGGTGATCTGCGGTCTGCGGCCCGGTCAGAAACTGCGCATCGTCAAGTATCTCGCCTACGGATGGTCCAGCCTGCGGTCGCGCCCGGCGCTGCGCGACCAGGTCGCCGGGGCATTGGCGGGCGCCCGCTACAGCGGTTGGCAGGGTCTGTTGGATGCCCAACGCGCCTACCTGGACGAGTTCTGGGATGCCGCCGATGTCGAGGTGTGGGGTGATCCGGACAGACAGCAGGCCGTCCGGTTCGGGTTGTTCCACGTGCTACAGGCCAGCGCCCGCGCCGAGCGCCGGGCCATCGGCGGTAAGGGGCTGACCGGAACGGGCTACGACGGCCACGCTTTCTGGGACACCGAAGGGTTCGTGCTGCCGGTTCTGACCTACACCAAACCGCATGCCGCCGCCGATGCCCTGCGCTGGCGCGCAGCGACGTTGGATCTCGCCAAGGACCGCGCCGAGCAGCTCGGGCTCGCCGGCGCCAGTTTCCCCTGGCGCACGATACGCGGTGAGGAGTGCTCGGCCTACTGGCCGGCGGCCACGGCCGCCTGGCATATCAACGCCGATATCGCGATGGCCTACGAGCGCTACCGACTGGTGGCCGGCGACGACAGCCTGGAACGCGAATGCGGGCTGTCGGTGCTGGTGGAGACCGCGCGACTGTGGATCTCGCTGGGCCACCACGATCGGCACGGGGTATGGCACCTCGACGGGGTCACCGGTCCGGACGAATACACGGCGCTGGCAAGCGACAATGTGTTCACCAACCTGATGGCCGCCCTGAATCTGCGGGTGGCGGCCGACGCATGCCGGCGCCATCCCGACGGCGCCGCGGCCATCGGGGTCACCACCGAGGAGACCGCGGCGTGGCGGGATGCCGCTGCGGCAGTGCACATCCCGTTCGACCGCGAACTCGGGGTGCACTCCCAGTCCGAGGGTTTCACCAGCCTGGCCGAGTGGGATTTCACCGAGAACACGAACTATCCCCTGCTGCTACATGAACACTACGTCCGGTTGTACCCGGCCCAGGTGCTCAAACAGGCGGACCTGGTACTGGCCATGCATTGGCAGAGTCACGCCTTCACCGCCGAGCAGAAGGCCCACAATGTCGACTATTACGAGCGCCGCACCACCAGGGATTCCTCCCTGTCGGCGTGCACCCAGGCGGTGCTCTGTGCCGAGGTGGGCCATCTGGAACTGGCCCACGACTATGCCTATGAGGCGGCCCTGATCGACCTGCGCGATCTGCACCACAACACCCGCGACGGCCTGCACATGGCCTCGCTGGCCGGCGCCTGGATCGCGCTGGTGGCCGGGTTCGGTGGCCTGCGTGACGACGAAGGCGTGCTGACGCTGGACCCGCACCTGCCCGACGGGATCGACCGATTGCGATTCCGGTTGCGCTGGAGCGAATTTCGCCTGACCGTCGATGCCACGCACGCAGAGGTGATCTACAGCCTGCGCGACGGCCCGCACTCGCACCTGACAATCCGGCACGCCGGGGCCGAACTCACCGTCAGCACTCAGGAGCCGACCACCGTCGCCGTGCACGTGCGCAAACCCCTGCTGCCCGCGCCGTCGCAGCCGCCCGGCAGGGAACCGATCCGGCGCCGGCTCGGTTCGGACGTCACATCTTGA
- a CDS encoding TetR/AcrR family transcriptional regulator yields MTTNAPPAGREEVVAAVLDAAAELFADRGPSATSIRDIATRSRVNHGLVYRHFGTKERLVGAVLDHLGATLRVLVAADAPAEDIERATDRHTRVMARALLDGYPVGRLQTQFPNVALLLDRVLPEFADEQAGRLAVANAVALQLGWRLFEPFLRSATGLAEVPDAAVHTSAAAAAARILTPD; encoded by the coding sequence GTGACTACAAACGCGCCACCAGCGGGCCGCGAGGAAGTGGTCGCGGCCGTCCTGGACGCCGCGGCCGAACTTTTCGCCGACCGCGGGCCGTCCGCCACCTCCATTCGCGATATCGCCACCCGCTCCCGGGTCAACCACGGCCTGGTGTACCGCCACTTCGGCACCAAGGAACGACTGGTCGGCGCGGTGCTGGACCATCTGGGCGCCACCCTGCGCGTCCTGGTCGCCGCCGACGCCCCGGCCGAGGACATCGAACGTGCCACCGACCGGCACACCCGCGTCATGGCCAGGGCTCTGCTCGACGGTTATCCGGTGGGCCGGCTGCAGACGCAATTCCCCAACGTTGCGCTGCTGCTGGACCGGGTGCTGCCGGAGTTCGCAGACGAGCAAGCCGGCCGGCTGGCCGTCGCCAATGCCGTTGCCCTGCAACTGGGCTGGCGCCTGTTCGAACCGTTCCTGCGGTCGGCCACGGGTCTGGCCGAGGTGCCCGACGCGGCCGTGCACACCTCGGCCGCGGCAGCCGCCGCGCGGATCCTCACCCCGGACTGA
- a CDS encoding TetR/AcrR family transcriptional regulator has protein sequence MADWQPTPVDWTSTRGRILLAASELFAQRGYFGTSTRDIAEAVAIRQPSLFHHFSAKHEIFRTLIDMDLGPSIGRVRSRLTEQTTWGEKLHLTVASDVREMLVQPFDARGLYQDAVLAMSEFVQEKRGIEIFHDLVEELIRSGTRDGEFVECDAGFVLRAANGVLFETLREQGGPRGRMRVQRPLQAADFVLRALLVEPADLDRIRAVTQRRLSEAAVPAGG, from the coding sequence ATGGCGGACTGGCAGCCGACGCCGGTGGACTGGACCTCGACACGAGGCAGGATCCTGCTCGCCGCCTCGGAATTGTTTGCCCAGCGCGGCTATTTCGGTACCTCGACGCGGGATATCGCCGAAGCGGTCGCGATTCGCCAACCGTCGTTGTTTCACCATTTCAGCGCCAAGCACGAGATCTTCCGGACCCTGATCGACATGGACCTCGGCCCGTCCATCGGCCGGGTGCGCAGCCGCCTGACCGAACAGACGACGTGGGGGGAGAAGCTGCATCTGACCGTCGCCAGTGACGTCCGCGAAATGCTGGTGCAGCCCTTCGACGCGCGCGGCCTGTACCAGGACGCGGTGCTGGCGATGTCGGAATTCGTGCAGGAGAAGCGCGGTATCGAGATATTCCACGATCTGGTCGAGGAACTCATCCGTTCGGGCACGCGCGACGGGGAATTCGTCGAATGCGATGCCGGCTTCGTGCTGCGCGCGGCCAACGGAGTGCTGTTCGAGACCCTTCGTGAACAGGGCGGACCGAGGGGCCGGATGCGGGTGCAGCGACCACTGCAAGCTGCGGACTTCGTGCTGCGCGCGCTGCTGGTCGAGCCTGCCGATCTGGACCGGATCCGCGCCGTGACGCAGCGCCGGCTGAGTGAGGCCGCGGTCCCGGCCGGCGGCTGA